The genomic region GGCAAGAATGATGTTAATTTTATTACGATTTGCTATATCCATTACCTTCACTGCTTTATTAAGAGCTATATCTCCGTCTGCTCTTAAAATTATGGTAGGCTTTTCTTGACCTTCCATAGTCTTAATAATCATAGATTCTAATCGCTCTTCTTCTACTTCTACCGCATCAACAAAAAACGCGCCGTCTTTAGTAATACTTACTGAAGCCTGTTGTTTATTTTCACTGCGACCACTAGCACTAGGCAAGATTAAATCTAATGCTTGTGGAGTGATACTAGGTGAGGTTAGTAAGAAAAATACAAGCAACAGAAATACGATATCAGTCATGGACGACATCGAGAAATCCGGGCTTACTTTATTTCTGCTTCTTAAATTCATATTATGCTGGCTCGTTTAAAAGGTCTAAGAAATCAACAGCGTTAGACTCCATTTGATGCACTACTTTATCTGTCTTAACCACTAAATGGTTATAACCTATATAAGCAATTATACCTACTATAAGTCCTGCAACAGTGGTAGTCATTGCGGTATAAATACCTTCTGCTAGTGTCCCCATTTCTGGAGCACCTTCACTTTCGGCAAGAGTTCTAAAAGCAATCACCATTCCTATAACGGTACCTAAGAATCCAATCATAGGCGCAGCTCCTGCAATAGTTGCTAGAATACTAACATTCTTTTCTAACTTATATACTTCTAACTTACCTGCGTTCTCGATAGCTCCATTAATATCCTCTAATGGTGAACCTATTCTACTTATACCTTTTTCTGTCAATCTTGCTACAGGAGAATTCTCTTGAGCACACAAAATTTTGGCTGCGTCAATACGACCATTACTGACGTGATCTTTTATTTGCAACATAAATTTGTCATCAATTTTTGAACTACCTTTTATCTTAAATAATCTTTCAAAATAGATATACAGTGCTACAAAAAGTAATAGAATTAAGATACATATAATAACAGTTCCAGATGGATCACCTGATAATATAATATCAAAAACAGTTTGAGTCTCCTCTTCTACTAATGGTACAGTAGACTCAACAATTTCGCTTGTCTCTTGAATAAATGAATTCATTAATTTTCTTCTTAGTTAGGTTAGTAACGTTTATTGTATGTTAAAGATTGTATAGAGCATTAGGGCTTTTTCTTCACGCTTCCGCGAAAGCGTGAAAAACAAAAGCTATACAATATTACTGATTTATTATAAGAACATAATCACACATGCAAGTCCTACTAATGTAAGAACTACAGTATATGGAAATGCCATTTTAACCATCTTGCCGTAAGAAAGATTGATTACTGGTGCAAGAGCAGACGTTAATAGAAATAAGAATGCCGCCTGACCATTAGGTGTCGCAACACTAGGAATATTAGTTCCCGTGTTAATTGCAACTGCTAGATGTTCATATTGCTCTAAAGTTATTTTTCCAGCGTCATATGCATTACCCACTTCATTTATATAAACTGTTGCCACAAAGACATTGTCAGATATCATACTTAGGACACCATTTGCTAGATAAAATATTGCTGGTTGACTACTAGGATCCTGGCTTAATGCCCATTCAATAATAGGTGCAAATAAATGCTGGTCATGGATCATCGCAACGATCACAAAAAACACAACTAATAGTCCTGTAAATGGAAGTGCTTCTTCAAAGGCTTTTCCAAGACTGTGCTCATCTGTAATACCCATAAATGCAGTTTGAATCACAATTAATGCAAGACCTATAAATCCAACTGGTGCAATATGCAATGCTAGACCAATGATTAATAGAATAGCTGAAACCCCTTGAACTAAAAGACCATATTTTTCTTTGCTAGTACGTTCTTGATCACGTTTTTCCATCCATCCCTCGATAATCTGTCTTACTACAGGTGGCATTTTTTGACCAAAACCAAATGTTTTAGTAACTTCTAGTAAGATAGTAGTAATTAGACCAGCTATTAAGACCGGTATCGTAATAGGTGCCATGTGAAGGAAAAACTCTATAAACCCATATTCATAAGGTAATGCTGTATTAAGCTTTGTACCGATTAGTAAGTTTTGGGGTTCACCTACAATTGTACAAACACCACCTAACGCTGTTCCTACCACACCATGCATCACTAAACTACGTAAAAATGAACGGAAATCTTCTAACGTTTCACCACTCAATTGTTTCCTATCTAACGTATTATCTTGATCTAAATCTAAATCACTAGAGTGGATTTTATGATAAACATTATAAAAACCGAGACCAACACTTATAAGCACAGCTGTTACTGTTAGGGCATCTAAAAAGGCTGATAGTACAGCACTAATAAGCACAAAAAATAAAGAAAGTGCTATTTTAGATTTTACTTTTGTAAATAGCTTTACAAAAATATACATAAGTAGAGGCTTCATAAAATAAATTCCCGCTACCATGAAAACCAATAACAATATTACTTCTAGGTTTTGAGCAACTTCAGCATAAACACCACCTAAAACTTTATTACCTAAGTCATCTAACACGACCTCGTGAGTGTTGTGATCTACTTTATACATAGGATGTGTTAACCCTAATGCTATAACTTGAATAGCCAGTAAACCACCAGACTGTAATGGATAACACTTTAAAGCCATGGCAAGACAGAAAATAAACTCTGCTATAAATATCCAACCCATTACCGTTCCATCAAGAACAAAAAATGCGGCAGTATTAAAAACTAAAAATGCTAAAATGGTTGACTTAAACCATGTAGGGCTATTACCTAAAAAAGACTTGAACATTAAACCAATTGTTTTAAAGCGATTTCAAAAGCAGTAGAACTGATTTGTGTACGCGAACTATTATTATTATAAGTGTTTTGAATTGCATTTCTAATTGTCATGCTGGTATCATTAAAGATAGCTTCATCTGTCATTTGAACGCGGCGTTCCATAAAGTATGCAAATACTCTTGCCATTCCACAATTTGAAATAAAATCTGGAATAAGGCTTACCTTTTCATCTGTATGCTCCATTATAGAGCCAAAGAATATCTCTTTATCTGCAAATGGCACATTAGCACCACAAGAAATAACCTCTAATCCAGATGCTATCATTTGATCTATTTGGTCCTGACTTACTAATCTAGAGGCAGCACAAGGCGCAAAAATCTCAGTCTTCAGCGACCATATTTTTTTATTTACTTCTTCAAATGGAATTAAGTTTGAAGATCTTAAAGCATTCCCATCTTTGTTTAAGAACATTTCTTTAATTTCTTCAAAAGAAAAACCGTCCTCATTAATTAATCCACCTGCTCTATCGATGATTCCTACAACTCTAGCACCCATTTGTGAGAGATAATAAGCTGCAGCACTTCCTACGTTACCAAAACCTTGAACAACGGCACGTTTACCTTTTACATCACCACCATAAATATCATAGAAATGTTTTACGGCTTCTGCAACGCCATAACCGGTAATCATATCTGCTACCGTATATTTTCTAGAAACATCTGGCGAATAAATAGGATTTTCAATAACTTTTATCACACCTTGGCGTAATTGTCCAATGCGGTTAATTTTATCAGCCTCAGTAGGGGAAAAATGACCGGCAAAGACACCTTCTTGAGGATGCCAAACCCCACAATCTTCAGTGATAGGGATTACTTCATGTATTTCATCAACGTTAAGATCACCACCGGTGCCATAATAGCTTTTAAGTAAAGGAGAAACCGCTTTATACCATCTCTCTAGCACACCTTTTTTACGAGGATCTCTAGGATCAAAATTAATTCCACTTTTAGCACCGCCTATAGCAGGACCAGAAACGGTGAATTTAATCTCCATAGTTTTTGCTAGTGAAAGAACTTCATTTTTATCAAGTCCAACTCTCATACGAGTTCCACCACCTGCGGCGCCACCTCTCAAACTATTTATTACTGTCCAACCTTGGGCATCGGTTTCTGGATCATTCCAATGAAATACGATTTCGGGTTCAGCGTTCTCATAACGCTTTAAAAGTTCCTTCATGATTTATTTTCAGGTTAGTGCAGACAAATATAAAAAACACCTGACCACTACAACTCTTTTTTACAATTTCTTAAGGTAGATAAATTTCACCACTAGAATGATCTTTAGATGCCCCAGTGACAGAAGCTAGACAATTATTCTCATTGCGTAATTTAAGAACACCTAAAAATGCAAAAATCAGAGCCTCTTTATACTCAATGAGGCTATTGTCTGGGATAATCAAATCAGCATTAGAATGATAAGAAATTCTGTTAATCAAATATTCGTTATACGCACCACCACCGGTTACTAGTACAGCTGATTCGGGTAATAAGATATCTGCAATTTGAATTGCCACGTGTTCAGTAAATGTAGCTATGGCATTTAATGGACTGTCAATAGACTTAATAATATTCCATATAAATTCATCGACCCATTCCACTCCTAAAGATTTAGGGCCGTCAAGTTTATAAAAAGATAAATTATTGAGTTGACTTAATACTTCAGAATTAACTTTTCCCGCTTTCGCGAAAGCGCCTTTATCATCATAATTTGCTCCTAATATATTTGCAAAATGATTAAGAACAACATTAACTGGAACAATATCAAAAGCTAAACGAGTGTTATTACTGCCATATGAAATGTTTGCAAACCCACCTAGATTAAGACAGAAATCAAAATCGTCAAACAGAAAATAATCACCAATAGGCACCAAGGGAGCTCCCTGCCCACCCAATAGCACGTCTTGTGTCCTAAAATCACATATGACTCGGTGTTTAATTAATTGGGCTAATAAAGGAAGATTTCCTATCTGTAGTGTATAACCTTTTTCTGGCTTATGATGTACTGTATGGCCATGACTACAAATGGCTAATAGATCATTAAATTGATTTTCTTGAATAAATTCATTAATACAATTTCCAAGATATACCGTATAATCATATTCTAAGGCCTTCAGATCTGCCACTGATAAATTTATGGCTTCAGACAATCTAGTACGCCAGATTTCATCATACTCTATAGATTTTACCTTTAGAATATGAAAGTTCCATGATTGATCACGTACTAATCTTACATAAATCAAATCAATAGCATCTAACGAAGTTCCAGACATTACACCTATAACGTTATAGCACTGATGGTTCATAGAAAAATAGTATTGAAAAAACTCCTGAATAAGCTTAGATTTGCAAAGATAAATGAAGTATTAATCATATTACAAATACATGGATTTTAGTTTAACAGAAGAGCATCTAATGATACGTGA from Nonlabens arenilitoris harbors:
- a CDS encoding ExbD/TolR family protein; this translates as MNLRSRNKVSPDFSMSSMTDIVFLLLVFFLLTSPSITPQALDLILPSASGRSENKQQASVSITKDGAFFVDAVEVEEERLESMIIKTMEGQEKPTIILRADGDIALNKAVKVMDIANRNKINIILAVKPE
- a CDS encoding MotA/TolQ/ExbB proton channel family protein; its protein translation is MNSFIQETSEIVESTVPLVEEETQTVFDIILSGDPSGTVIICILILLLFVALYIYFERLFKIKGSSKIDDKFMLQIKDHVSNGRIDAAKILCAQENSPVARLTEKGISRIGSPLEDINGAIENAGKLEVYKLEKNVSILATIAGAAPMIGFLGTVIGMVIAFRTLAESEGAPEMGTLAEGIYTAMTTTVAGLIVGIIAYIGYNHLVVKTDKVVHQMESNAVDFLDLLNEPA
- the nhaB gene encoding sodium/proton antiporter NhaB; its protein translation is MFKSFLGNSPTWFKSTILAFLVFNTAAFFVLDGTVMGWIFIAEFIFCLAMALKCYPLQSGGLLAIQVIALGLTHPMYKVDHNTHEVVLDDLGNKVLGGVYAEVAQNLEVILLLVFMVAGIYFMKPLLMYIFVKLFTKVKSKIALSLFFVLISAVLSAFLDALTVTAVLISVGLGFYNVYHKIHSSDLDLDQDNTLDRKQLSGETLEDFRSFLRSLVMHGVVGTALGGVCTIVGEPQNLLIGTKLNTALPYEYGFIEFFLHMAPITIPVLIAGLITTILLEVTKTFGFGQKMPPVVRQIIEGWMEKRDQERTSKEKYGLLVQGVSAILLIIGLALHIAPVGFIGLALIVIQTAFMGITDEHSLGKAFEEALPFTGLLVVFFVIVAMIHDQHLFAPIIEWALSQDPSSQPAIFYLANGVLSMISDNVFVATVYINEVGNAYDAGKITLEQYEHLAVAINTGTNIPSVATPNGQAAFLFLLTSALAPVINLSYGKMVKMAFPYTVVLTLVGLACVIMFL
- a CDS encoding Glu/Leu/Phe/Val dehydrogenase dimerization domain-containing protein; translated protein: MKELLKRYENAEPEIVFHWNDPETDAQGWTVINSLRGGAAGGGTRMRVGLDKNEVLSLAKTMEIKFTVSGPAIGGAKSGINFDPRDPRKKGVLERWYKAVSPLLKSYYGTGGDLNVDEIHEVIPITEDCGVWHPQEGVFAGHFSPTEADKINRIGQLRQGVIKVIENPIYSPDVSRKYTVADMITGYGVAEAVKHFYDIYGGDVKGKRAVVQGFGNVGSAAAYYLSQMGARVVGIIDRAGGLINEDGFSFEEIKEMFLNKDGNALRSSNLIPFEEVNKKIWSLKTEIFAPCAASRLVSQDQIDQMIASGLEVISCGANVPFADKEIFFGSIMEHTDEKVSLIPDFISNCGMARVFAYFMERRVQMTDEAIFNDTSMTIRNAIQNTYNNNSSRTQISSTAFEIALKQLV
- a CDS encoding anhydro-N-acetylmuramic acid kinase, encoding MNHQCYNVIGVMSGTSLDAIDLIYVRLVRDQSWNFHILKVKSIEYDEIWRTRLSEAINLSVADLKALEYDYTVYLGNCINEFIQENQFNDLLAICSHGHTVHHKPEKGYTLQIGNLPLLAQLIKHRVICDFRTQDVLLGGQGAPLVPIGDYFLFDDFDFCLNLGGFANISYGSNNTRLAFDIVPVNVVLNHFANILGANYDDKGAFAKAGKVNSEVLSQLNNLSFYKLDGPKSLGVEWVDEFIWNIIKSIDSPLNAIATFTEHVAIQIADILLPESAVLVTGGGAYNEYLINRISYHSNADLIIPDNSLIEYKEALIFAFLGVLKLRNENNCLASVTGASKDHSSGEIYLP